A single Nomascus leucogenys isolate Asia chromosome 14, Asia_NLE_v1, whole genome shotgun sequence DNA region contains:
- the CDK3 gene encoding cyclin-dependent kinase 3 isoform X3, with protein MDVFQKVEKIGEGTYGVVYKAKNRETGQLVALKKIRLDLLLDVVHNERKLYLVFEFLSQDLKKYMDSTPGSELPLHLIKSYLFQLLQGVSFCHSHRVIHRDLKPQNLLINELGAIKLADFGLARAFGVPLRTYTHEVTRKALFPGDSEIDQLFRIFRMLGTPSEDTWPGVTQLPDYKGSFPKWTRKGLEEIVPNLEPEGRDLLMQLLQYDPCQRITAKTALAHPYFSTPEPSPATRQYVLQRSCH; from the exons ATGGATGTGTTCCAGAAGGTAGAGAAGATCGGAGAGGGCACCTATGGGGTGGTGTACAAGGCCAAGAACAGGGAGACAGGGCAGCTGGTGGCCCTGAAGAAGATCAGACTGGATTT ACTGCTGGACGTGGTGCACAACGAGAGGAAGCTCTATCTGGTGTTTGAGTTCCTCAGCCAGGACCTGAAGAAGTACATGGACTCCACCCCAGGCTCAGAGCTCCCCCTGCACCTCATCAAG AGCTACCTCTTCCAGCTGCTGCAGGGGGTGAGTTTCTGCCACTCACATCGGGTCATCCACCGAGACCTGAAGCCCCAGAACCTGCTCATCAATGAGTTGGGTGCCATCAAGCTGGCTGACTTCGGCCTGGCTCGAGCCTTCGGGGTGCCCCTGCGCACCTACACCCACGAG GTGACTCGAAAAGCCCTGTTTCCTGGTGACTCTGAGATTGACCAGCTCTTTCGTATCTTTCGTATGCTGGGGACACCCAGCGAAGACACATGGCCCGGGGTCACCCAGCTGCCTGACTATAAGGGCAGCTTCCCTAAGTGGACCAGGAAGGGACTGGAAGAGATCGTGCCCAATCTGGAGCCAGAGGGCAGGGACCTGCTCATG CAACTCCTGCAGTATGACCCCTGCCAGCGGATCACAGCCAAGACTGCCCTGGCCCACCCATACTTCTCAACCCCCGAGCCCTCCCCGGCCACCCGCCAGTATGTGCTGCAGCGATCCTGCCATTGA
- the TEN1 gene encoding CST complex subunit TEN1 isoform X1: MCLRGCKRNVLMKRVKFGKLRWLTPVIPALRETKKPMMLPKPGTYYLPWEVSAGQVPDGSTLRTFGRLCLYDMMQSRVTLMAQHGSDQHQVLVCTKLVEPFHAQVGSLYIVLGELQHQQEGGSVVKARVLTCVEGMNPTLLEQAIREQRLYKQDRGGGQ, encoded by the exons ATGTGCCTGAGAGGGTGCAAGAGGAACGTGTTGATGAAGAGAGTCAAATTCGGCAAGctgcggtggctaacgcctgtaatcccagcacttcgggagaccaag AAGCCCATGATGCTGCCCAAACCTGGGACCTATTACCTCCCCTGGGAGGTCAGTGCAGGCCAAGTTCCTGATGGGAGCACACTGAGGACATTTGGCAG gttgtGCCTCTATGACATGATGCAGTCCAGAGTAACACTGATGGCTCAGCACGGATCCGATCAGCACCAGGTTCTTGTCTGTACCAAGTTGGTGGAGCCCTTCCACGCCCAGGTGGGCTCCCTGTACATCGTCCTCGGGGAGCTCCAGCATCAGCAGG AGGGAGGCTCCGTGGTGAAGGCGCGCGTGCTGACCTGTGTGGAGGGGATGAACCCGACCTTGTTGGAACAAGCCATCCGGGAGCAGAGGCTGTACAAGCAGGACCGGGGCGGCGGCCAGTAG
- the CDK3 gene encoding cyclin-dependent kinase 3 isoform X2, protein MDVFQKVEKIGEGTYGVVYKAKNRETGQLVALKKIRLDLEMEGVPSTAIREISLLKELKHPNIVRLLDVVHNERKLYLVFEFLSQDLKKYMDSTPGSELPLHLIKSYLFQLLQGVSFCHSHRVIHRDLKPQNLLINELGAIKLADFGLARAFGVPLRTYTHEVTRKALFPGDSEIDQLFRIFRMLGTPSEDTWPGVTQLPDYKGSFPKWTRKGLEEIVPNLEPEGRDLLMQLLQYDPCQRITAKTALAHPYFSTPEPSPATRQYVLQRSCH, encoded by the exons ATGGATGTGTTCCAGAAGGTAGAGAAGATCGGAGAGGGCACCTATGGGGTGGTGTACAAGGCCAAGAACAGGGAGACAGGGCAGCTGGTGGCCCTGAAGAAGATCAGACTGGATTT GGAGATGGAGGGGGTCCCAAGCACTGCCATCAGGGAGATCTCCCTGCTTAAGGAACTGAAGCACCCCAACATTGTCCG ACTGCTGGACGTGGTGCACAACGAGAGGAAGCTCTATCTGGTGTTTGAGTTCCTCAGCCAGGACCTGAAGAAGTACATGGACTCCACCCCAGGCTCAGAGCTCCCCCTGCACCTCATCAAG AGCTACCTCTTCCAGCTGCTGCAGGGGGTGAGTTTCTGCCACTCACATCGGGTCATCCACCGAGACCTGAAGCCCCAGAACCTGCTCATCAATGAGTTGGGTGCCATCAAGCTGGCTGACTTCGGCCTGGCTCGAGCCTTCGGGGTGCCCCTGCGCACCTACACCCACGAG GTGACTCGAAAAGCCCTGTTTCCTGGTGACTCTGAGATTGACCAGCTCTTTCGTATCTTTCGTATGCTGGGGACACCCAGCGAAGACACATGGCCCGGGGTCACCCAGCTGCCTGACTATAAGGGCAGCTTCCCTAAGTGGACCAGGAAGGGACTGGAAGAGATCGTGCCCAATCTGGAGCCAGAGGGCAGGGACCTGCTCATG CAACTCCTGCAGTATGACCCCTGCCAGCGGATCACAGCCAAGACTGCCCTGGCCCACCCATACTTCTCAACCCCCGAGCCCTCCCCGGCCACCCGCCAGTATGTGCTGCAGCGATCCTGCCATTGA
- the TEN1 gene encoding CST complex subunit TEN1 isoform X2, which translates to MMLPKPGTYYLPWEVSAGQVPDGSTLRTFGRLCLYDMMQSRVTLMAQHGSDQHQVLVCTKLVEPFHAQVGSLYIVLGELQHQQEGGSVVKARVLTCVEGMNPTLLEQAIREQRLYKQDRGGGQ; encoded by the exons ATGATGCTGCCCAAACCTGGGACCTATTACCTCCCCTGGGAGGTCAGTGCAGGCCAAGTTCCTGATGGGAGCACACTGAGGACATTTGGCAG gttgtGCCTCTATGACATGATGCAGTCCAGAGTAACACTGATGGCTCAGCACGGATCCGATCAGCACCAGGTTCTTGTCTGTACCAAGTTGGTGGAGCCCTTCCACGCCCAGGTGGGCTCCCTGTACATCGTCCTCGGGGAGCTCCAGCATCAGCAGG AGGGAGGCTCCGTGGTGAAGGCGCGCGTGCTGACCTGTGTGGAGGGGATGAACCCGACCTTGTTGGAACAAGCCATCCGGGAGCAGAGGCTGTACAAGCAGGACCGGGGCGGCGGCCAGTAG
- the CDK3 gene encoding cyclin-dependent kinase 3 isoform X1 gives MCPQSLSLAGLGSDPGSSVAMDVFQKVEKIGEGTYGVVYKAKNRETGQLVALKKIRLDLEMEGVPSTAIREISLLKELKHPNIVRLLDVVHNERKLYLVFEFLSQDLKKYMDSTPGSELPLHLIKSYLFQLLQGVSFCHSHRVIHRDLKPQNLLINELGAIKLADFGLARAFGVPLRTYTHEVVTLWYRAPEILLGSKFYTTAVDIWSIGCIFAEMVTRKALFPGDSEIDQLFRIFRMLGTPSEDTWPGVTQLPDYKGSFPKWTRKGLEEIVPNLEPEGRDLLMQLLQYDPCQRITAKTALAHPYFSTPEPSPATRQYVLQRSCH, from the exons ATGTGTCCCCAGAGCCTGAgcctggctgggctgggcagtGACCCGG GCAGCTCTGTGGCCATGGATGTGTTCCAGAAGGTAGAGAAGATCGGAGAGGGCACCTATGGGGTGGTGTACAAGGCCAAGAACAGGGAGACAGGGCAGCTGGTGGCCCTGAAGAAGATCAGACTGGATTT GGAGATGGAGGGGGTCCCAAGCACTGCCATCAGGGAGATCTCCCTGCTTAAGGAACTGAAGCACCCCAACATTGTCCG ACTGCTGGACGTGGTGCACAACGAGAGGAAGCTCTATCTGGTGTTTGAGTTCCTCAGCCAGGACCTGAAGAAGTACATGGACTCCACCCCAGGCTCAGAGCTCCCCCTGCACCTCATCAAG AGCTACCTCTTCCAGCTGCTGCAGGGGGTGAGTTTCTGCCACTCACATCGGGTCATCCACCGAGACCTGAAGCCCCAGAACCTGCTCATCAATGAGTTGGGTGCCATCAAGCTGGCTGACTTCGGCCTGGCTCGAGCCTTCGGGGTGCCCCTGCGCACCTACACCCACGAG GTGGTGACACTGTGGTATCGCGCCCCCGAGATTCTCTTGGGCAGCAAGTTCTATACCACAGCTGTGGATATCTGGAGCATTGGTTGCATCTTTGCAGAGATG GTGACTCGAAAAGCCCTGTTTCCTGGTGACTCTGAGATTGACCAGCTCTTTCGTATCTTTCGTATGCTGGGGACACCCAGCGAAGACACATGGCCCGGGGTCACCCAGCTGCCTGACTATAAGGGCAGCTTCCCTAAGTGGACCAGGAAGGGACTGGAAGAGATCGTGCCCAATCTGGAGCCAGAGGGCAGGGACCTGCTCATG CAACTCCTGCAGTATGACCCCTGCCAGCGGATCACAGCCAAGACTGCCCTGGCCCACCCATACTTCTCAACCCCCGAGCCCTCCCCGGCCACCCGCCAGTATGTGCTGCAGCGATCCTGCCATTGA